One window from the genome of Malacoplasma penetrans HF-2 encodes:
- a CDS encoding P35 family lipoprotein, which produces MKTAKKKVLKTLAITGAFGIIATVPVIISACSSASNNSNTNGGNNTGDNSGNGTRDPQKVTPKLKSSINLVGSITDIYNHEVNNTSHDLLIKKIKSNLGLVFENESELVNKDINIKLESDFSNSEWIGETYNVTNKNWGSDTTTKLTYAHSLAQINFSSLNDLKMQLSDQIKIKEILKESGVPDTYLNTYKIENKTGLTENNILHINVIEVGKSSPKNYDLQIPVSDLKLVLPQVNVLVSENDINSINQPIDINFNIGIESHSNYVGPVETQIIDERASANSILEKLGFIKMTNTKNSNKTNMTFTEINGASVTTNIDLDSDKVGETLGVFNTTFSDVKLTRISEWNPYDVVSTEDNYLTYKIDLNGRPNKGYYFEDGTTESKEFSFNVKTTERTAFLTAFVSTNLANKTFKWKNAGLTNPINNHDELEKKLEAHANGNTDSNIHDLLNSVAFYLILRTDLYNSHIKLLKDETDGYIKVTNNKLEIRITAIPNKGYLARTTMTSDFNRFKTWVTVDLS; this is translated from the coding sequence ATGAAAACTGCAAAAAAGAAAGTATTAAAAACATTAGCTATTACTGGTGCTTTTGGAATTATTGCAACAGTTCCTGTGATTATTTCTGCATGTTCTTCTGCAAGCAATAACAGTAATACAAATGGAGGAAATAATACAGGAGACAATTCTGGTAATGGAACTAGAGATCCTCAAAAAGTTACACCAAAATTAAAATCATCAATTAATTTAGTTGGATCAATTACTGATATTTATAATCATGAAGTCAATAACACTTCACATGATTTATTAATTAAAAAAATCAAAAGTAATTTAGGATTAGTTTTTGAAAATGAATCTGAACTAGTAAACAAAGATATAAATATAAAATTAGAAAGTGATTTTTCTAATTCTGAATGAATTGGAGAAACTTATAATGTCACTAATAAAAATTGAGGGTCTGATACAACAACTAAGTTAACTTATGCTCATTCATTAGCTCAAATTAATTTTTCATCATTAAATGATTTAAAAATGCAATTAAGTGATCAAATCAAGATAAAAGAAATTTTAAAAGAGTCTGGGGTTCCTGACACTTATTTAAATACTTATAAAATTGAAAATAAAACAGGCTTAACAGAAAACAATATACTTCATATTAATGTTATAGAAGTTGGGAAGTCTTCACCAAAAAACTATGATTTACAAATTCCAGTATCTGATCTTAAACTAGTTCTTCCTCAGGTGAATGTTTTAGTGTCTGAAAATGATATTAATTCTATTAACCAACCTATAGACATAAACTTTAACATTGGTATTGAAAGTCATTCAAATTATGTTGGTCCAGTGGAAACACAAATAATAGATGAAAGAGCAAGTGCTAATTCTATATTAGAAAAACTTGGTTTTATAAAAATGACTAATACTAAAAACTCTAATAAAACTAATATGACTTTTACTGAAATAAATGGTGCAAGTGTTACAACAAACATAGATTTAGATAGTGACAAAGTTGGAGAAACTTTAGGAGTATTCAACACAACTTTTAGTGATGTTAAATTAACTAGAATAAGTGAGTGAAATCCTTATGATGTAGTAAGCACAGAAGATAATTACTTAACATACAAAATTGATTTGAATGGAAGACCTAACAAAGGTTACTATTTTGAAGATGGTACAACTGAATCTAAAGAATTTTCTTTTAATGTAAAAACAACAGAAAGAACTGCATTTTTAACAGCTTTTGTTTCTACTAATTTAGCCAACAAAACATTTAAATGAAAAAATGCAGGTTTAACTAATCCAATAAATAATCATGATGAATTGGAAAAGAAATTAGAGGCCCATGCAAACGGGAATACAGATTCTAATATTCATGATTTACTAAATAGTGTAGCTTTCTATTTAATATTAAGAACAGATTTATATAATTCTCACATCAAGTTACTTAAAGATGAAACTGATGGATATATAAAAGTAACTAACAATAAATTAGAAATCAGAATAACTGCAATTCCAAATAAAGGATATTTAGCTAGGACAACTATGACTAGTGACTTTAATAGATTTAAAACTTGGGTAACTGTGGATCTTTCTTAG
- a CDS encoding AEC family transporter: MNNNITSVLTTTLSSTGLWSAILSTIGIITLGYLLVKIKVFKAEWSKVLNSIVLKVALPALAFSGFMNNATIQQLTEQGIVLGVSFGFYILLSCISILWVNFFPKLLPNKIKKLNANTFEGQVNVVSNEQNLEANNAIAEDNQKRALTMWMMLIFGSTTFFGLPIIRILYGTTSDAVVAANIWNIPYRIFLYSFAFLVMSGLKFDKQNIKSSAKTALLNPIVIATFLGLVFWLTQLIPGASRFGANFTEGTNGWFNWNVTMPYFYTPINTVGSLSSPLVWLSIGITLATTKLIDAVKDKWVWIFSVQKLVIIPFIVFIVFLGLVAAGVVTRNVSTAMVIFAATPPATVVIAYAMQYKVCDKLATQCSALTTLLAIIAIPIWIIICTVVYQLV, translated from the coding sequence ATGAATAATAATATTACTTCTGTTTTGACAACCACATTGTCAAGTACAGGGTTGTGAAGTGCCATTTTAAGTACAATTGGAATTATAACTTTAGGATACCTTTTAGTAAAAATAAAAGTATTCAAAGCAGAATGATCCAAAGTTCTAAATTCTATTGTGCTAAAAGTAGCACTACCCGCTCTTGCTTTTAGTGGTTTTATGAATAATGCAACAATTCAACAACTTACTGAACAAGGAATTGTTTTAGGTGTAAGTTTTGGTTTTTATATTTTATTGTCTTGCATTTCAATTTTATGGGTTAATTTTTTTCCTAAATTGTTACCTAACAAAATAAAAAAATTAAATGCTAACACATTTGAGGGTCAAGTTAATGTAGTTAGTAATGAACAAAATTTAGAAGCAAATAATGCAATTGCTGAAGACAACCAAAAAAGAGCTTTAACAATGTGAATGATGCTTATTTTTGGTTCAACAACTTTTTTTGGATTACCTATTATTAGAATTCTATATGGAACAACTTCTGATGCTGTAGTAGCAGCAAACATTTGAAACATTCCATATAGAATCTTTTTATACTCTTTTGCTTTTTTAGTAATGTCAGGTTTAAAATTTGACAAACAAAACATAAAAAGCTCAGCTAAAACCGCTTTACTAAACCCAATTGTAATTGCTACATTTTTAGGGTTAGTATTTTGATTAACTCAATTAATTCCAGGCGCTAGTAGATTTGGAGCAAACTTTACTGAAGGTACAAATGGTTGATTTAACTGAAATGTTACAATGCCATACTTCTATACACCAATAAATACTGTTGGTTCTTTAAGTTCACCTTTAGTTTGATTATCTATTGGTATTACTTTAGCTACTACTAAATTGATTGATGCAGTTAAAGATAAATGAGTGTGAATTTTCTCTGTTCAAAAATTAGTGATTATTCCATTTATTGTATTTATTGTATTTTTAGGATTAGTAGCAGCAGGAGTAGTTACTAGAAATGTTTCTACTGCAATGGTTATTTTTGCAGCAACACCACCAGCAACTGTTGTAATTGCTTATGCTATGCAATACAAAGTTTGTGATAAATTAGCAACTCAATGTTCTGCATTAACTACATTACTTGCTATTATTGCTATTCCTATTTGAATAATTATCTGTACTGTAGTTTACCAATTAGTTTAA
- a CDS encoding NAD(P)-dependent oxidoreductase produces the protein MKVICFGVREVEKPIFEKYNKYNYQLTLTSSSLSSSNLNLVDGHDAIIVRASDKVDKAVLDYVKQKNIKYVLTRTVGFDHMDIAYGNSIGIKMARVPSYSPTAIAEVAVTMAVMLSRKIAHFSFNAYNKNFVIDSFGFAKELKNSTVGIIGTGKIGLATARMFKGLGSKVIGYDVYQSEEAKQVLNYESLDNLLKESDIISFHIPYIKGENDNFINKDFINKMKDNSILINCARGQIQDEKAILDAILSNKLLGAGLDVLNNEKNYFNKKLDKFEDETINKLISLYPRVLIAPHIGSYTDEAVANMVEFSFDNLNEYVTTNSCKNKI, from the coding sequence ATGAAAGTAATTTGTTTTGGAGTAAGAGAAGTTGAAAAACCAATCTTTGAAAAATATAACAAATATAATTATCAATTAACTTTAACAAGTTCTAGCTTATCATCAAGTAATTTAAATTTAGTTGATGGTCATGATGCAATTATTGTTAGAGCAAGTGATAAAGTTGATAAAGCAGTACTAGATTATGTAAAACAAAAAAATATTAAATATGTTTTAACTAGAACTGTTGGGTTTGATCACATGGACATAGCTTATGGTAATAGCATTGGAATTAAAATGGCAAGAGTTCCAAGTTATTCACCAACTGCAATTGCAGAAGTTGCTGTTACAATGGCTGTTATGTTATCAAGAAAAATAGCTCACTTTAGCTTTAATGCTTATAACAAGAATTTTGTAATAGATTCTTTTGGGTTTGCTAAAGAATTAAAAAATTCAACTGTTGGAATTATAGGGACAGGGAAAATTGGATTAGCAACAGCTAGAATGTTTAAAGGTTTAGGTTCTAAAGTAATTGGATATGATGTTTACCAAAGTGAAGAAGCTAAACAAGTGTTAAATTATGAAAGCTTAGATAACTTATTAAAAGAAAGTGACATAATTTCATTTCACATCCCTTACATAAAAGGTGAAAATGATAATTTTATTAATAAAGACTTTATTAATAAAATGAAAGACAATTCAATTCTTATTAACTGTGCAAGAGGGCAAATCCAAGATGAAAAAGCAATCTTAGATGCAATCTTATCTAATAAGTTATTAGGTGCTGGATTAGATGTTTTAAATAATGAAAAAAATTACTTTAATAAAAAGTTAGATAAATTTGAAGATGAAACTATTAACAAATTAATTAGTTTATATCCAAGAGTATTAATTGCTCCTCATATTGGTTCTTATACTGATGAAGCTGTAGCTAATATGGTTGAGTTTTCTTTTGATAACTTAAATGAATATGTAACAACTAATAGTTGTAAAAATAAAATTTAA
- a CDS encoding lipoprotein 17-related variable surface protein — translation MKKLSKKISLAITSSILSIAAGISIALPISQDAIRNSSISSISSSNQATTTSKVIPSEVNDQNANISTKNGPVTFMGNTITALDWFGNELWSIDFAKYVPDKNGTIDGVTYDGSWGRAWYNWDYDRNNDTIWVLGFWSSSNKKQPLFQIKASDGSFTKHEIDYSKITGLGSVAVNTAYRFVSALGSGKIMIYGGAGSTYNAKGILYDPTSKISSLIEGNSSNNTILPLGNSSYGSSYKWYFFNLIPIASNRNIVEVVNFTTQAGITGDGAANHANYNVYFLLVDDNLNMVYDSSSSSQWAKPVEVAQGMSGYRNSKITPQRDYYSLLDGKVVTVVYNTAIIIDGKSSDTKIGTFPMTDSKWIKSWAFDSNQNLYFKFKDEKIIYKVSGSAWDTLGSNLKNEAISPNRYLDLAGVGEVNKYADDLIIYNVYGYTGQLMMINSIYNANVNTSNSTTITPDSNDSNYGLAFGVTQNKTNQNEGDYVGILNGPSSILKASDFELSDSAKSSKIPSEITKEDIVESNGFMKTSSDFKITSMNDTTGDITIECQLYQIPWFTTTLPDDISPKTVTKTYKTDKKIADKTSWKTLSVSTDYDFLNMKPSTIKKEDIDNLDPFQVSFQSQIITDRNGQQLYPKKTYGFSDAKDSDGTIKVTVKYEYIPMGITYTGNASEVKSYTTNTTYKVFDSSMTAAFNFLGQNNNSQTTVDIRQVSELKNLLSANTLPSSFSSLNTSTDSTNSGFLQFVNTNTSKGYPISKMNFTVTADDNAGTLKISGTMPAQNSPNSRQETFTVTYTNLNKSSNYNFSFKNVTQIGTQNINSILPSAVTDGDIINNFISYTGFSSNDFSITKTVDDENGTLTVAINLDKNYAQAIGNGTVGFSNYSATRTFSGFMTKDQYNQRFDVQFVSDSDTKLLQLKQMQVTEIYQTFNSNPSSSLTVGSQTYTNLKDLIEKLLIQSKGTSIPSDWATNDKITATMHYDNAQGTISFYVKIDKSLVDGSNSDINLVVNYTGFVKGNVDSTSDNLSFVADNMLESYLISNGDTTEDDFKNFNPTTFAEWLKAKDNEMALKLISYKSGEYVTYLSSNKYKLSVIANETQRTVSIFINFDKLTNDKSLTEYSVTYTI, via the coding sequence ATGAAAAAACTGTCTAAAAAAATATCTTTAGCAATAACTAGTTCAATTCTAAGTATTGCAGCTGGAATTTCAATTGCATTACCAATTTCACAAGATGCAATAAGAAATTCATCAATTAGTAGTATTAGTTCAAGCAATCAAGCAACTACAACAAGTAAGGTTATACCTTCTGAAGTTAATGACCAAAATGCAAATATATCAACTAAAAATGGTCCTGTAACTTTTATGGGGAATACAATTACAGCACTTGATTGATTTGGTAATGAATTATGATCAATTGATTTTGCAAAGTATGTTCCTGATAAAAATGGCACTATAGATGGCGTAACATATGATGGTTCATGAGGTAGGGCTTGATACAATTGAGACTATGATAGAAACAATGATACAATTTGAGTCTTAGGTTTTTGATCAAGTTCCAATAAAAAACAACCTCTTTTTCAGATCAAAGCATCTGATGGGTCTTTTACTAAACATGAAATAGATTATTCAAAAATTACAGGATTAGGTTCTGTAGCAGTAAATACTGCCTATCGTTTTGTTTCAGCTTTAGGTTCAGGAAAAATCATGATTTATGGTGGTGCCGGTAGTACATATAATGCTAAAGGTATATTGTATGATCCAACTAGTAAAATCTCATCTTTAATAGAAGGGAATTCTTCTAATAATACTATACTACCATTGGGAAATAGTTCTTATGGTTCTTCTTATAAATGATATTTCTTTAACTTAATACCTATTGCATCGAATAGAAATATTGTTGAAGTTGTAAACTTTACAACTCAAGCCGGAATAACTGGTGATGGTGCAGCAAACCATGCAAATTACAATGTTTACTTTTTATTAGTTGATGATAATTTAAACATGGTTTATGATTCTAGTTCTAGTAGTCAATGGGCAAAACCTGTTGAAGTAGCTCAAGGTATGAGTGGTTATAGAAACTCTAAAATTACTCCTCAACGTGATTACTATTCATTGTTAGATGGAAAAGTAGTTACAGTTGTTTATAACACTGCAATTATTATTGATGGTAAAAGTAGTGATACTAAAATTGGTACTTTCCCAATGACAGATTCTAAATGAATTAAATCGTGAGCATTTGATTCAAACCAAAACTTGTATTTTAAATTTAAAGATGAAAAGATTATTTATAAAGTATCTGGATCTGCTTGAGATACTCTTGGTAGCAATTTAAAAAATGAAGCTATATCTCCAAATAGATATCTTGATTTAGCTGGGGTTGGTGAAGTTAATAAATATGCAGATGATTTAATTATTTACAATGTGTATGGTTATACAGGTCAGTTAATGATGATAAATTCTATATACAATGCAAATGTTAATACAAGCAATTCAACAACAATAACACCTGATAGTAATGATTCTAATTATGGATTAGCTTTTGGAGTAACTCAAAATAAAACCAATCAAAATGAAGGTGACTATGTTGGTATCTTAAATGGTCCAAGTAGTATTTTGAAAGCATCAGATTTTGAACTTAGTGATTCAGCTAAAAGTTCTAAGATTCCTAGTGAAATTACAAAAGAAGATATTGTTGAATCTAATGGTTTCATGAAGACATCAAGTGATTTCAAAATAACAAGTATGAATGATACAACAGGAGATATTACAATTGAATGTCAGTTGTATCAAATCCCTTGATTTACAACAACTCTTCCAGATGATATCTCTCCAAAAACAGTTACCAAAACTTATAAAACAGATAAAAAGATTGCTGATAAAACATCTTGAAAAACATTATCAGTTTCTACTGATTATGATTTCTTAAATATGAAACCATCAACTATTAAAAAAGAAGATATTGATAACTTAGATCCATTCCAAGTTTCATTCCAATCTCAAATTATTACAGATAGAAATGGCCAACAACTTTATCCTAAAAAGACTTATGGATTTTCAGATGCTAAAGATAGTGATGGAACAATTAAGGTAACTGTAAAATATGAATACATTCCAATGGGTATAACTTATACTGGTAATGCTTCAGAAGTTAAATCATATACTACAAATACAACATATAAAGTATTTGATAGTTCTATGACTGCTGCTTTTAATTTCTTAGGTCAAAATAATAACAGTCAAACAACTGTAGATATTAGACAAGTATCAGAACTTAAAAATTTATTAAGTGCAAATACATTACCATCTTCATTTAGTAGTTTAAATACTTCAACAGATTCTACAAATTCTGGGTTTTTACAATTTGTTAACACAAACACTAGTAAAGGTTATCCAATTTCTAAAATGAACTTCACAGTAACTGCAGATGATAATGCTGGGACATTAAAAATTAGTGGAACAATGCCTGCTCAAAATTCTCCTAATAGTAGACAAGAAACTTTTACTGTTACATATACTAATTTAAATAAATCTTCTAATTACAACTTTAGTTTTAAAAATGTAACTCAAATTGGAACTCAAAACATTAATTCAATTCTTCCATCTGCTGTAACTGATGGAGACATTATTAATAACTTCATAAGCTATACAGGTTTTAGTTCAAATGATTTTTCAATTACTAAAACAGTAGATGATGAAAATGGAACTTTAACAGTTGCAATTAATTTGGATAAAAATTATGCTCAAGCAATTGGAAATGGAACTGTAGGATTTAGCAATTATAGTGCAACTAGAACATTTAGTGGTTTTATGACAAAAGACCAATATAACCAAAGATTTGATGTTCAGTTTGTAAGCGATAGTGATACTAAATTACTTCAGTTAAAACAAATGCAAGTTACAGAAATTTATCAAACATTTAATAGTAATCCTTCATCTAGTTTAACTGTTGGTAGCCAAACTTATACAAACTTAAAAGATTTAATAGAGAAATTACTAATTCAAAGTAAAGGTACTTCTATTCCATCAGATTGAGCAACAAATGACAAAATAACTGCAACAATGCATTATGATAATGCACAAGGAACAATTAGCTTTTATGTAAAAATAGATAAGTCTTTAGTTGATGGATCTAATAGTGATATTAACTTAGTTGTAAACTACACAGGATTTGTTAAAGGTAATGTTGATTCAACTTCTGATAACTTATCATTTGTAGCAGATAATATGTTGGAAAGTTATTTAATTAGTAATGGTGATACAACTGAAGATGACTTTAAAAACTTTAACCCAACAACATTTGCTGAATGATTAAAAGCAAAAGATAATGAAATGGCATTAAAACTTATTTCTTATAAGAGTGGTGAATATGTAACTTATTTATCAAGCAATAAATATAAGTTATCTGTAATTGCTAATGAAACTCAAAGAACAGTATCTATATTTATTAACTTTGACAAATTAACCAATGATAAGTCATTAACAGAATATTCTGTAACTTATACTATTTAA
- a CDS encoding lipoprotein 17-related variable surface protein, translating to MNKLSKKLSLIITSSILSIAAGISVALPISQNLVKDSSITNINSISQATTESKVIPSEVNDQNANISTKNGPVTFMGNTITALDWYGNKMWDIDFSKQVPDKNGTVSGNSYDGAWPRAWYNWDYNRSDDTIWVLGFWSSNNKKQPLFEIKASDGTFTKHEVDYNKFSTDLPNPNVTSAYRFISALSSGKVMIYGGAGSTYDAKGILYDPKTKTAELIKGNSAEKSILPIGDNSFGENYRWYFFNLIPIANNKNLVEVFPFSSKATTDDTEAAKNASYDIYFLLVDDNLNMAYTTGTWSSKIKVADAMQGYRNTQATPQRDYYSLLDGRVVTVVYNTAIIIDAKNTNDIKYGVFPMSETKWIKSWAFDSNQNLYFKFKNESKIYKVSGTAWETLDNNLKNESISPQIYLDLSGVSDITKHANNLIIYNVYGYTGQLMMVNSIHNDYVNTKNSESITVESNPEEYGLAFGVTQNKTNQNEGDNVGILNGPNSILKASDFELSSSARTSKIPSEITKDDIETSNGFLKNSTDFKITKMDDEKGEIEIECQLYQIPWFTTTLPNDISPKTVTKSYTTSNKIADKTSWKNLTASTDYDFLNMKPSKITSEDLTNLDPFQVSFQSQVVVNAQGQQLYPKKTYTVSSQDDKTGKVGVKIKYEYIPMGITYISTTSPKIYETTHTYDVFKNSDSASFKFMGQTSNSNNSINITQVSELKNLLSANTLPSSFLSLNNSGDKTNSGFLQFINTNTSKGYPISKMKFTVTANDTAGTLTIKADMPTAYSPLNKDESFTATYTNLNKSTNYKFNFKNISQIGSQNINSILPSAVTDGDIINNFIEYTGFSSNDFSITKTVDDENGTLTVAINLDKNYAEAIGKGNVGFSNYSATRTFSGFMTKDQYNQRFDVQFVSDSDNKLIQLKQMQVSKIVETFNNTTSTSLTVDGTTYSNLKDLIEKLLIQSKGTSIPSNWANNNLITATMHADNAQGTISFYVKIDKSIVTGSNSDINLVVNYTGFVKGNVVDTGDNLSFVADNMLKSYLLSNKDVTEEEFNKFNPTTFANWLQEKDNERALKLISYKSGEYEQLLADKTKYKLAVIANETQRTVSIFINFNSVSNSQSLKEYSVTYTI from the coding sequence ATGAATAAATTGTCAAAAAAATTATCTTTAATAATAACAAGTTCAATTTTAAGTATTGCTGCAGGAATCTCTGTAGCATTACCAATTTCACAAAATCTTGTAAAAGATTCATCTATAACCAACATTAATTCTATTAGCCAAGCAACAACAGAAAGTAAAGTAATACCATCGGAAGTTAATGACCAAAATGCTAATATTTCCACTAAAAATGGTCCTGTAACTTTTATGGGTAATACCATTACTGCTCTTGATTGATATGGTAATAAAATGTGGGATATTGATTTTTCAAAGCAAGTTCCTGATAAAAATGGAACTGTCTCTGGAAATAGCTATGATGGTGCATGACCTCGTGCTTGATACAATTGGGACTATAACAGAAGTGATGATACTATTTGAGTTTTAGGTTTTTGATCAAGCAACAATAAAAAGCAACCGTTATTTGAGATAAAGGCATCTGATGGAACTTTTACTAAACACGAAGTTGACTATAACAAATTCTCAACAGATTTACCAAACCCTAATGTAACTTCAGCATATCGTTTTATTTCGGCTTTATCTTCTGGTAAAGTTATGATTTATGGTGGTGCAGGAAGTACATATGATGCAAAAGGTATATTGTATGATCCAAAAACTAAAACTGCAGAACTAATAAAAGGTAATTCTGCTGAAAAATCAATTCTACCAATAGGTGATAATAGTTTTGGTGAAAATTATAGATGATATTTCTTTAATTTAATTCCAATTGCCAACAATAAAAATTTAGTAGAAGTCTTTCCTTTTTCTTCTAAAGCTACAACTGATGATACTGAAGCAGCAAAAAATGCTTCTTATGACATTTATTTTTTGTTGGTTGATGATAATTTGAATATGGCATACACAACAGGTACATGATCTTCTAAAATTAAAGTTGCTGATGCAATGCAAGGTTATAGAAATACTCAAGCTACTCCACAACGCGATTATTATTCATTGCTTGATGGAAGAGTAGTTACAGTTGTATATAATACTGCAATTATTATTGATGCAAAAAATACCAATGACATTAAGTATGGTGTTTTTCCAATGTCAGAAACTAAATGAATAAAATCTTGAGCTTTTGATTCAAACCAAAACCTATATTTCAAGTTTAAAAATGAATCTAAAATTTATAAAGTTTCAGGTACTGCTTGAGAAACACTAGATAACAATTTAAAAAATGAATCTATTTCACCACAAATATATTTAGATTTATCTGGGGTTAGTGATATTACAAAGCATGCAAATAATTTAATTATTTACAATGTGTATGGATACACTGGTCAGTTAATGATGGTTAATTCTATTCACAATGACTATGTGAATACAAAAAATTCTGAATCTATAACTGTAGAAAGTAATCCTGAAGAATATGGATTGGCCTTTGGTGTTACTCAAAATAAAACAAATCAAAATGAAGGTGATAATGTTGGTATCTTGAATGGACCTAATAGTATTTTAAAAGCTTCTGATTTTGAACTAAGTAGTTCTGCAAGAACTTCAAAAATACCAAGTGAAATAACAAAAGATGATATTGAAACATCAAATGGATTTTTAAAAAATTCAACAGATTTTAAAATAACTAAAATGGATGATGAAAAGGGTGAAATTGAAATTGAATGTCAACTTTATCAAATTCCTTGATTTACAACAACATTACCAAATGATATTTCACCAAAAACTGTAACTAAATCATATACAACTTCAAACAAGATAGCAGATAAAACATCTTGAAAAAATTTAACTGCATCTACTGATTATGACTTCTTAAATATGAAACCTTCAAAGATAACTTCTGAAGATCTAACTAATTTAGACCCATTCCAAGTTTCATTTCAATCTCAAGTTGTTGTAAATGCACAAGGGCAACAACTTTATCCTAAAAAAACTTATACTGTTTCATCTCAGGATGATAAAACAGGAAAAGTAGGGGTGAAAATTAAATATGAATATATTCCAATGGGAATAACTTACATAAGTACTACATCACCTAAAATTTATGAAACTACACATACTTATGATGTGTTTAAAAATTCTGATTCTGCATCATTTAAATTTATGGGGCAAACTAGTAATAGTAATAATTCTATAAACATCACTCAAGTTTCAGAATTAAAAAATTTATTAAGTGCAAATACTTTACCATCTTCATTTTTGAGTTTGAATAACTCAGGAGATAAAACAAATTCAGGATTCTTACAATTTATTAATACTAATACTAGTAAGGGTTATCCAATTTCAAAAATGAAGTTTACTGTAACTGCAAATGATACTGCAGGAACACTAACAATAAAAGCTGATATGCCAACAGCATATTCACCTTTAAACAAAGATGAATCATTTACAGCTACTTATACTAATTTAAATAAATCAACAAACTATAAATTCAATTTTAAAAATATATCTCAAATTGGATCACAAAACATTAATTCAATTCTTCCTTCTGCTGTAACTGATGGAGATATTATCAATAACTTTATAGAATATACTGGATTTAGTTCAAATGATTTCTCAATAACTAAAACAGTAGATGATGAAAATGGAACTTTAACAGTTGCAATTAACTTAGATAAAAACTATGCTGAAGCCATAGGAAAAGGCAATGTTGGATTTAGTAACTATAGTGCAACTAGAACATTTAGCGGTTTTATGACTAAAGATCAATATAACCAAAGATTTGATGTTCAGTTTGTGAGTGATTCTGATAATAAACTAATTCAATTAAAACAAATGCAAGTTTCTAAAATTGTTGAAACATTTAATAATACAACTTCAACTAGTTTAACAGTTGATGGAACAACTTATAGTAATTTAAAAGATTTAATTGAAAAATTATTAATTCAAAGTAAAGGTACTTCTATTCCATCAAATTGAGCTAATAATAACTTAATCACTGCAACAATGCATGCTGATAATGCACAAGGTACAATAAGTTTTTATGTGAAGATAGATAAATCAATAGTAACAGGTTCAAACAGTGATATTAACCTAGTTGTTAACTATACAGGATTTGTTAAAGGTAATGTTGTAGATACTGGTGATAACTTATCATTTGTAGCAGACAACATGTTAAAAAGTTATTTATTGAGTAATAAAGATGTTACTGAAGAAGAATTTAATAAATTCAATCCAACTACATTTGCTAATTGATTACAAGAAAAAGATAATGAAAGAGCTTTAAAACTTATTTCATATAAAAGTGGTGAGTATGAACAGTTATTAGCTGATAAAACTAAATATAAATTAGCTGTAATTGCTAATGAAACACAAAGAACAGTTTCTATATTTATAAACTTTAATAGTGTTTCTAATTCTCAATCATTAAAAGAGTATTCTGTAACATATACAATTTAA